The following proteins come from a genomic window of Pichia kudriavzevii chromosome 1, complete sequence:
- a CDS encoding uncharacterized protein (PKUD0A01060; similar to Saccharomyces cerevisiae YCL033C (MXR2); ancestral locus Anc_1.40) gives MNKVRFLRPSVSAVIRRYKHTMTGASKAIPQTESEWRAVLTPVQFAVLREKATERPHTGEYNHFDKEGIYKCAGCGNPIYKSSTKFDSGCGWPAFYEGLPGAIRRETDTSHGMERTEIMCAKCGGHLGHVFKGEGFKTPTDERHCVNSISLKFNEE, from the coding sequence ATGAATAAAGTACGGTTTCTGCGTCCCAGCGTTTCTGCAGTTATCAGAAGATACAAACATACAATGACAGGCGCAAGTAAAGCTATCCCACAAACGGAATCTGAATGGAGGGCAGTTCTCACGCCCGTCCAGTTTGCCGTGTTACGTGAAAAGGCTACAGAAAGACCACATACGGGTGAGTACAATCATTTTGATAAGGAGGGCATTTACAAATGTGCTGGGTGTGGCAATCCCATCTATAAATCAAGCACCAAGTTTGACTCTGGGTGTGGGTGGCCGGCTTTCTATGAGGGGCTACCTGGTGCTATAAGACGTGAAACGGACACCAGCCATGGAATGGAGCGTACTGAAATCATGTGTGCCAAATGTGGTGGCCATTTGGGACATGTCTTCAAGGGAGAGGGATTCAAAACACCAACAGATGAGAGACACTGTGTGAATTCCATCAGCTTGAAGTTCAACGAGGAGTGA